The following are encoded in a window of Acropora muricata isolate sample 2 chromosome 6, ASM3666990v1, whole genome shotgun sequence genomic DNA:
- the LOC136920252 gene encoding uncharacterized protein isoform X1 yields MVLSFLLLVNVIVNVFFAVCGTPTNGVSRGFGVRSVSSLSNELCLRRCKENATYQEKYKFSAEQCMKHCKQEKAFNVQRKQNGLTQLKVRVQRSTSASPNCEGFKEGQYLQALPRTIKKVDFKEYSPQEHHYNVSWEPVKKHIIEERNYTHYLLLYYFHDDDYKAKGAMKCVLVPKNMSYFVLKHTPKGSPRSGPDVLLTAVIPYPFLTSSTAIDLYEADPSREGIPSFHPKLEKANASSFKIGISISSGVIALSILLIMTIIWRRRQRCRSSYQGAALSENSSEQDNASQGNAFTLIPELNTSQEHFHCCYYPEHEAFRCQVASIVNRFRSDGFNVIMDSMVSYQISSQGPMRWAETQIRMAKKVLVFLSPGLLRIASGNISDVQSQDVQEMRRVWLELDLLRDHYAKTRSASKMVCVAISEIPVNSLNTPLLWAKVIYKFPEDYDKILQRLNERPSILPFSL; encoded by the exons ATGGTTTTGTCCTTTCTTCTTCTGGTCAATGTTATCGTCAACGTGTTTTTCGCGGTGTGCGGGACGCCTACGAATGGTGTGTCGCGAGGCTTTGGCGTGCGCTCTGTTTCCTCCTTGTCAAACGAACTGTGCTTACGTCGTTGCAAAGAAAACGCTACGTATCAAGAAAAATACAAG ttttcagcTGAACAGTGCATGAAACACTGCAAACAGGAAAAGGCTTTTAATG tccagagaaaacaaaatggtcTAACTCAACTAAAAGTTAGAGTGCAGCGAAGCACCAGTGCAAGCCCAA ACTGCGAGGGTTTTAAAGAAGGTCAATACCTCCAGGCACTTCCAAGAACAATTAAAAAGGTTGACTTCAAAGAATATTCACCACAGGAACACCACTACAATGTATCCTGGGAGCCTGTCAAGAAACACATCATAGAAG aacGAAACTACACACATTATTTGCTACTTTACTATTTCCATGATGATGATTACAAGGCTAAAGGTGCTATGAAATGTGTTCTTGTTCCAAAG AATATGAGTTACTTTGTTTTGAAACATACTCCAAAAGGGTCACCTCGAAGCGGCCCAGATGTTCTTCTCACAGCG GTTATTCCTTATCCGTTTCTGACAAGCAGCACAGCCATCGATCTTTATGAAGCTGATCCGTCAAGAGAAG GTATTCCATCATTTCATCCCAAACTTGAAAAAGCAAATG CTTCAAGCTTCAAAATTGGAATTTCCATTTCGAGTGGAGTGATTGCATTGTCCATTCTACTTATCATGACCATAATCTGGCGAAGACGCCAGAGGTGTCGCTCCAGTTATCAAG GAGCGGCTCTTTCTGAGAATTCCTCTGAGCAGGACAACGCAAGCCAGGGCAACG CTTTCACTCTCATTCCTGAGCTTAATACATCACAAG AACATTTCCACTGCTGTTACTACCCTGAACACGAGGCTTTTCGTTGTCAAGTAGCCTCGATCGTGAACCGCTTCCGGAGCGACGGCTTTAACGTCATCATGGATTCCATGGTTTCCTACCAAATTAGCTCCCAGGGCCCCATGCGGTGGGCAGAGACACAGATCAGGATGGCAAAAAAAGTGCTGGTTTTTTTGTCTCCCGGTCTTTTGAGGATTGCCAGCGGAAATATTAGTGACGTTCAGTCGCAAGATGTCCAG GAAATGAGACGTGTTTGGCTTGAGTTGGATCTTCTCCGTGATCATTATGCCAAGACTCGGTCCGCGTCTAAAATGGTGTGCGTTGCAATTTCCGAAATTCCAGTTAATTCTCTCAACACTCCGCTGTTGTGGGCCAAGGTCATTTACAAGTTTCCTGAAGATTATGACAAAATTCTACAACGTTTAAATGAAAGGCCTtccattttgccattttcattATAA
- the LOC136920252 gene encoding uncharacterized protein isoform X2, translating to MKHCKQEKAFNVQRKQNGLTQLKVRVQRSTSASPNCEGFKEGQYLQALPRTIKKVDFKEYSPQEHHYNVSWEPVKKHIIEERNYTHYLLLYYFHDDDYKAKGAMKCVLVPKNMSYFVLKHTPKGSPRSGPDVLLTAVIPYPFLTSSTAIDLYEADPSREGIPSFHPKLEKANASSFKIGISISSGVIALSILLIMTIIWRRRQRCRSSYQGAALSENSSEQDNASQGNAFTLIPELNTSQEHFHCCYYPEHEAFRCQVASIVNRFRSDGFNVIMDSMVSYQISSQGPMRWAETQIRMAKKVLVFLSPGLLRIASGNISDVQSQDVQEMRRVWLELDLLRDHYAKTRSASKMVCVAISEIPVNSLNTPLLWAKVIYKFPEDYDKILQRLNERPSILPFSL from the exons ATGAAACACTGCAAACAGGAAAAGGCTTTTAATG tccagagaaaacaaaatggtcTAACTCAACTAAAAGTTAGAGTGCAGCGAAGCACCAGTGCAAGCCCAA ACTGCGAGGGTTTTAAAGAAGGTCAATACCTCCAGGCACTTCCAAGAACAATTAAAAAGGTTGACTTCAAAGAATATTCACCACAGGAACACCACTACAATGTATCCTGGGAGCCTGTCAAGAAACACATCATAGAAG aacGAAACTACACACATTATTTGCTACTTTACTATTTCCATGATGATGATTACAAGGCTAAAGGTGCTATGAAATGTGTTCTTGTTCCAAAG AATATGAGTTACTTTGTTTTGAAACATACTCCAAAAGGGTCACCTCGAAGCGGCCCAGATGTTCTTCTCACAGCG GTTATTCCTTATCCGTTTCTGACAAGCAGCACAGCCATCGATCTTTATGAAGCTGATCCGTCAAGAGAAG GTATTCCATCATTTCATCCCAAACTTGAAAAAGCAAATG CTTCAAGCTTCAAAATTGGAATTTCCATTTCGAGTGGAGTGATTGCATTGTCCATTCTACTTATCATGACCATAATCTGGCGAAGACGCCAGAGGTGTCGCTCCAGTTATCAAG GAGCGGCTCTTTCTGAGAATTCCTCTGAGCAGGACAACGCAAGCCAGGGCAACG CTTTCACTCTCATTCCTGAGCTTAATACATCACAAG AACATTTCCACTGCTGTTACTACCCTGAACACGAGGCTTTTCGTTGTCAAGTAGCCTCGATCGTGAACCGCTTCCGGAGCGACGGCTTTAACGTCATCATGGATTCCATGGTTTCCTACCAAATTAGCTCCCAGGGCCCCATGCGGTGGGCAGAGACACAGATCAGGATGGCAAAAAAAGTGCTGGTTTTTTTGTCTCCCGGTCTTTTGAGGATTGCCAGCGGAAATATTAGTGACGTTCAGTCGCAAGATGTCCAG GAAATGAGACGTGTTTGGCTTGAGTTGGATCTTCTCCGTGATCATTATGCCAAGACTCGGTCCGCGTCTAAAATGGTGTGCGTTGCAATTTCCGAAATTCCAGTTAATTCTCTCAACACTCCGCTGTTGTGGGCCAAGGTCATTTACAAGTTTCCTGAAGATTATGACAAAATTCTACAACGTTTAAATGAAAGGCCTtccattttgccattttcattATAA